One Fundulus heteroclitus isolate FHET01 chromosome 8, MU-UCD_Fhet_4.1, whole genome shotgun sequence genomic window, ATGTAGTTTTATGTTTAcagtaataatgtttttccaaCAGAAGGAATATAGACaggaaaatatttacaaaagtaTTATTAggattaagataaaaaaagtgacaatacaaaatcttatttacatCTTTACAGTAAATTCGAAATTCTGAAAATCAGCTAACTTCAGAAGTAAAGTGGAATGAAAGCTAGcataagtttttttgttttaaacatgcatgACATTTGTTTCCTCCATGCTCTAATATTTATTATGACATTTCTTAAGTTAAATTGGAATTAACTACTTGATAGAGATATAAAACATGAAACTCATGAATCTCATTTTCTTCAGATTCagaatttaagttttttttaaaatcatatattttcttatttcttgtTTGTGCTATCATCTTTAAAAGTCATGCAACTTACAATACCTGATGAcatattatttcaaaataatatcTTTCTTAATGTTACATAAGTTAACAAGGAGTTTAATTATCGGAAACAGCTTAAATGTGGTGTTGGTGTCTTTCCCTGATTGTCATGAGCGTCGTCATGTCTTCGGTGGTCAGGGGAAACACAGATACATGGCTGGAGTTTACTATCAGCACAGCTGAAGGCTTTAGTTCTAATCTCTGCATCCCTCTCGGAAAACCAAGTCTTCAATGTAGAACTTAGGTGCTTGCACTCTCGGGAGACTGGAATTGGGTTTAGTTAGACTGTGGGGAAGCATAGTCTCTTTGGAATAGGTGTCCCATAAATCTGTTGACTTGAGCTTGTATGACATATTGATATCCTGCTGATTGACTGGCCAGATGTCCTCACCAGCTCCCCCTTTTCTTGGAAGGCCACCTGAAGTCTTGCAACTGGTGAAATGACAGTCCTGGTCATTctccttctctgtgtttggcaCGAGGCTTGGTTTGTGCCTTAGCCTCAGGTCCTCAGCGGAACTCTGATCTTGAGGACTATGAAATCTCAGGTCTGTCGGGGAAATATCCATTTCCAACAAGCTCTTTTTTCCCAAGGACTCCACATAATGAGAGGCAAGAAGCTCTTTAGCTTCAGGCAGCTTAGAAGAAGGACCGTACAACTTGAGCCAGTTGCGAAACACGGACAGTGGGACCTCAATTTCCATCTTGCCTTCCTTCTCACTGGCAATCCTTGGCAGAACATGACTGAGATTGAAACCCTCTACATCTGTTCTGCCGTCTCTGTCCTTTGCTGGCTGAACTGGAAATTCTGCTTTCAGAGAGCTGGGTTTTGGTGTTGCTACAATGGCGTCTTTGTCTAGTTCAGGCATCAGAGCGGAAATAAATATTGGGCTGTCTGAGGGTGATGGGGCTTTGACAGAGGCATCGTGGGTCTCGTTCTGTTTCTCAGACTCAGAAAGGGTCAGAACACCTTTGCTGGATTCATCGTCCTCTGTCTCATTTCCCTCACTTCTCACTGTGCCGCCAGGATGACGGGTGTAGAGCGTTGATGGTTTGTTTAGAAACCTGGGATTCTTGCTGGATGAAGGTGGGGAGAATGATGAGGCAGGGTTAGTGTTGGACTCTTGGGCTGAAGCTTTCTTGCTCAGATTTAGGGGTTCAGAAGTTGACAATCCAGATGAGATCTTGTACTGCTCCGCCATATTGCGAAGTTTTTGCAGAGGCCCATTTCCAAAGTCGGTCAAGTCTTCATGAGTCTGTGGGATGGGGAATCGTACAAGCTTGGGAGCAGGGGGGCCATGTGGTGTTATTGCAGAGGGCGCGATAGGGACATAAGATGGCAGAAGAGGGTGTGCTGGATGGTAGTAATGGTGGTACTGGAGAGGCAGAGGGTAGAGATTCCCGTGTGGGTCTGACTGGAAGCAGTGAGGTCCCTGAGGGAAaaataagatttgttttgtgaCCTAATTATACTAATTTAACCTCACTTAATGAAAATGATGACAAGATTAGAATCTTAAATTCTGATTTGAACtttaaagtaatcaaaaaagCATATTCTCAACATTTCTACAGTTTTGATCAAATTTACCATTCCTCTTGTCATTAAATGAAAAGGTAGGCCTTCTTACACACTAAAGCAATTTATTCCTACACCAGAAACAATATATTTATAAGTCAATAAAATTGACACAATGTTGTTATTTAGCAAACATATTGTATATGTTACAGTTGTAAAAGAGTTTAAAATGACACGAACCGGCGGTAGTGTTGACAGCCTGCGTTTTGATGGCCTTTGGCCCCCATCGTCATCTTTGTTGTAGCGGTAAGGTCTCTGCTGATGGTGAGGCACGGTACTCATTAATACGCCTTTCAGGTGACACTCGTAAGGTAGAAGCAACCTGCACAGattaaaatcaaatcagataaaTGCTTCCAATGTAATAAAACCACCCACTCATACTGCATGCATGGACAACCGCTCTTACTTTTCATAGTGTCTGCGTGTGCAGGTGGCTGCACTTGTGCTTCGAGGGTTTCCTCCCAGTGTGTTGTAAACCCGTTTCCACAGCTGATGAGAAGTCACCTGGAGGTTAGAAGATAGATTAGTTCATGTCTACTTGTCCATAAAGGGTATAAGAAACACTGAGACAGACTACAACAATTTAActaaaggagaaataaaatgtgGGTGCACAGCTTTAGTACACAATCAGTATCGACCGCTAGAAATGACCAAGAAAACTTTATAGCTTGCAGTTCTGCcatttataattgttttttaatgtgattttaaaagTTACTGTATAGCAATGCAAAAACATGCTAGCATTTTGATGTCAGttttaacagcatttaaaagaaGATtaacaaatcattaaaaaaatagatgagTTTAAAACTGTCATACAGTTTAGAAATTAACGGTTTTACTTCATAGAGAGCATTAGATGGACTTCAATGAAAGTAAACAATAATGATTATATTATGTTTCATAAAGTAGAAAACTGGATTACCTGATGATAGCCACCCAAGTCACTGACAGTCTTGAACATCAGAAATAAATCAA contains:
- the arid6 gene encoding AT-rich interactive domain-containing protein 5B, translating into MAQMEPQEDSPKTSTEELTEEEFLKNLYLFMKKRDTPIERIPNLGFKQIDLFLMFKTVSDLGGYHQVTSHQLWKRVYNTLGGNPRSTSAATCTRRHYEKLLLPYECHLKGVLMSTVPHHQQRPYRYNKDDDGGQRPSKRRLSTLPPGPHCFQSDPHGNLYPLPLQYHHYYHPAHPLLPSYVPIAPSAITPHGPPAPKLVRFPIPQTHEDLTDFGNGPLQKLRNMAEQYKISSGLSTSEPLNLSKKASAQESNTNPASSFSPPSSSKNPRFLNKPSTLYTRHPGGTVRSEGNETEDDESSKGVLTLSESEKQNETHDASVKAPSPSDSPIFISALMPELDKDAIVATPKPSSLKAEFPVQPAKDRDGRTDVEGFNLSHVLPRIASEKEGKMEIEVPLSVFRNWLKLYGPSSKLPEAKELLASHYVESLGKKSLLEMDISPTDLRFHSPQDQSSAEDLRLRHKPSLVPNTEKENDQDCHFTSCKTSGGLPRKGGAGEDIWPVNQQDINMSYKLKSTDLWDTYSKETMLPHSLTKPNSSLPRVQAPKFYIEDLVFREGCRD